In the genome of Caldisphaera lagunensis DSM 15908, the window TAATATTAGCGGTAATCCTTCTAATCTAGCCAATTCTATTGCTAAAGGATCAACATATCTTCTAGGGCCATGAATTATAATTATACCAGGTTTAACGAGAGAAACCCTAATTGCTACCATAGGACTTCTTCCAGCAGTAACGTTTGTGAATATTATAGCTCTTTCTGGGGTAGATCCTAAAAGGAAATAAAATTGTGGTCCACTTAATTCGGCAATAGCCCTTATGCTATCTATTAAAGTATAACCATATACTCTAATTGAATCTGCATAATTTGGTGAAAGTAATATTCCATCAACTAAACTTATTAAATCCCCAATAGTAATTGGTTCATTGAATTCCATCATATCAATTATAGCTCTTCTTGGAATGCCTAAGGCCTTTGATAATGCATCTAATTTTTTCCAACCTCTCTGATGATCAATTGTTAGTAATGCTCTAACATATCTTTGTATGAATTTGGCCCCAGGAACTCTTCTACCTTTTTCATAATCGCTTATAACGCTTGCTGAAACTCCCATTAT includes:
- a CDS encoding helix-turn-helix domain-containing protein, coding for MEESFQNFIADLIARRISGDIVYSNNPNIGLKKWRDYFEVSQLEVARIMGVSASVISDYEKGRRVPGAKFIQRYVRALLTIDHQRGWKKLDALSKALGIPRRAIIDMMEFNEPITIGDLISLVDGILLSPNYADSIRVYGYTLIDSIRAIAELSGPQFYFLLGSTPERAIIFTNVTAGRSPMVAIRVSLVKPGIIIIHGPRRYVDPLAIELARLEGLPLILSLAKDINTLIRKLRSKAGSDETNFLSVLE